The Anabrus simplex isolate iqAnaSimp1 chromosome 5, ASM4041472v1, whole genome shotgun sequence sequence cttaaatattaatttaaacaaATATAAATTTGAACCATATACATTTATAGTCACACAGTATTCTATTTAGCTAATGATATCCAAAGAGAGCTCTCATATATTCTGTATACTGTACATACTGTCTTATCTGACTCAACTGTCTACTCCATTCTGAATACCAACAATTGGAAGCACTTGGATAATGCCATACACTAACAGGAACTGAACCATACCAACTATTTGCTAATCCAGGCCAACAAGCCATATTGTTATAATGTCCAGCATTCCACAATCCTTTCTGCATAGATAACAATGACTCTTCATAATCATTGTCAGGAACAGGAAAATAATTATCAGCAACTTGTTCTTCCTCATCCGACGAAGCATTTTTAAGTTTACTGCGCCTTTTCAACAGCACTTTTAGATTCTTATCATATAGTTCACGGCTACTTTTTGGTTTAACAGAATGTCGATAATGTTTCTTGGGCCTTGGCAGATATGCGGATGAATCATGCAATTTTGGATTCTCAGCACTTGAATCGCACATCACAGAATTTAGAGAAGAACTAGGTAAGTGCCTGACACTTGATCTGCTAGAATGCTTGTCCTGTCTATTAGCTTTCTTCACATTAGGAACTTGTAAATGATCATTTCTAGAACTCTCCATACTTCTAGAGTCACTAACTGCAGAACATACAGCATTTTCAGGCAAAAGCTGGTCATGTGTCTCTGACTTGCTTCTTGATTTTGTAACACACGTCTTAGGACCTTCAGAGTTTTGCCACATAAGATCAACTGGTAATTTTTGTTTCTTTGAGCTTGTTACACTTCTTGAATCACTCGTCATGAGATCAGAAGCTAACTGTAagttttctgaactttctgcactTCTGCAATCACTCGCCAAAGAATCTAAAACATTAGTAGATTGTTTATGTTCAGAACTGACTACACTCTCTGAATCAGCTGACGCAGAATCTGAAACATTGAGAGGAGAAGGCTCATCTCCCGGACTATGGTCACTAACAACAGACACTTCTGATAATGAATTGTTTGAGTTAATCATTTCATCTGTAGGTAATGTTTGACCATCAGTTAAACACTTCAAAATCTTCTTGGTATCTAACTCACCAAAATCAACTGATTCTGAGAATCTTTGGTTTAACAAAtcaagaagaagaattatattttCCTTATTGCAATGTAGAGCTGGATTACATATATTCTTTGTTCCTCCACCATGATGAACACTTTTGTCATCATTTTTAAGAGATCTCAATATCTTTTCATAGCTTCTTGGAATGATATTTTTGTTTCCTGAAATTCTCAGATAAGATACCAATTCAACAACAACATTAATTTCAGCATCTTTAGTTAAGCTATTTGGGACAGAATGATCATCTATTTCACCTTCAGCTCCGAGAACATCAGGCTCCATTTTTTCTGCTGTATCTCCATCACAAGTTTTATTACTTTCATCTTTATCTTTTAGCTTCGTATAATTCTTCTGTTCAACAAAAATCAAATCTGTATGCAATCCATTCTCTTCTTCTACAAGCTTTGCACTTTCATCAGCAGACTCAGCTACTGGTTTGTCTGACTTGCCAGATGGAACAGCATGAATAACATCTAGTTTCTCGAAATACGAATCATTACAATGAAATAAATCTTCTGGAATATTGTCCGTTGGAAACTTGAAAACAGTAATTCCTTCTTTACCAATAGAACCCAGCATTTTCTTAAATTGACCAAGTTCCTTGCCTTGGGCAACTAAAGAGACGGCAATACCATGCGATCCATAACGACCAGCTCTTCCAATTCGATGTAAATATGTTGAGGCACCATACGGTACATCAAGATTTATCACCAAGTTTACATTTTCGGCATCTATACCACGAGATGTTAGGTCTGTAGACAGAAGAACTCGACATTTATATTCTCTCAAGCTGGTGACAGCTTCCAAACGCTGTGTTTGGTTCTGGCTGCCTGTTA is a genomic window containing:
- the LOC136874846 gene encoding probable ATP-dependent RNA helicase DDX20, with protein sequence MPRRYAHNLESTERTLDICINEDVTFSGLMLSPLTLAGLSRSGFKKPSPIQLKAIPLGRCGFDLVVQAKSGTGKTCVFTVIALEMISTKCPSLQVLILAPTREIAVQIQQVMKDIGSAVEGLKVHSFIGGTPLEDDIRKLRRCHVAVGAPGRVKHLIEKEHMKTDSVRLFILDEADKLMESSYQKDINYIFSRLPSNKQMIALSATYPGSLDSFLTKYMRCPMRVSPGLEGLVLLGVRQFVCDVKTHPSSMMQIKLKVQELLRILSTVHFKQCIIFSNYQSRAQSICNQLNNNGWPAKFVTGSQNQTQRLEAVTSLREYKCRVLLSTDLTSRGIDAENVNLVINLDVPYGASTYLHRIGRAGRYGSHGIAVSLVAQGKELGQFKKMLGSIGKEGITVFKFPTDNIPEDLFHCNDSYFEKLDVIHAVPSGKSDKPVAESADESAKLVEEENGLHTDLIFVEQKNYTKLKDKDESNKTCDGDTAEKMEPDVLGAEGEIDDHSVPNSLTKDAEINVVVELVSYLRISGNKNIIPRSYEKILRSLKNDDKSVHHGGGTKNICNPALHCNKENIILLLDLLNQRFSESVDFGELDTKKILKCLTDGQTLPTDEMINSNNSLSEVSVVSDHSPGDEPSPLNVSDSASADSESVVSSEHKQSTNVLDSLASDCRSAESSENLQLASDLMTSDSRSVTSSKKQKLPVDLMWQNSEGPKTCVTKSRSKSETHDQLLPENAVCSAVSDSRSMESSRNDHLQVPNVKKANRQDKHSSRSSVRHLPSSSLNSVMCDSSAENPKLHDSSAYLPRPKKHYRHSVKPKSSRELYDKNLKVLLKRRSKLKNASSDEEEQVADNYFPVPDNDYEESLLSMQKGLWNAGHYNNMACWPGLANSWYGSVPVSVWHYPSASNCWYSEWSRQLSQIRQYVQYTEYMRALFGYH